The genomic segment GGTTCTGCACCTGTATCTCCAAAGCTTTCTACTTTTTCTGCACCTTCTTGTTCCTCTCTGTCCATGACTAACTTCAATAGTGCTGCTGCAATATCTATAGAAACATAATCCTCCTCAACTAATTCTTCAATCAGCTTAGTCTCCTGGGCTAGATTCTCGTTTTCTAGAATCTCCGATACTCTATCCAACAATAGCTCCATCTTACTCTCCTCTACATCACTAACTGAAGGCACCTGCTTCCGTTCAATCTTAGTCTTAGCATACTTCTCTATCTTCTTTAATTGATAGATTTCTTTACCTACTACAAAGGTAAAGGCATAACCCTGTCTGCCAACCCGGCCTGTTCTACCGATTCTATGTACATAGTACTCTATATCCTGTGGAATATCATAATTGAATACAGCTTCCACATCATCAACATCAATTCCTCTAGCTGCTACATCAGTAGCTACTAAAGTCTCAATAGTGCCATTCTTAAACTTATTCATCACTCTATCGCGCTGTGGCTGATTCAACCCGCCGTGAATACCATCTACAAAGTAACCACGCGCCTGGAGTTGAATAGTCAGTTCATCTACCTGCTTTCTGGTATTACAGAAGACAATCGATAACTTCGGATTATAGATATCAATCAGTCGCGATAGAACCTCTAATTTATTTCTTCTATTCACTTCAAAATAACCCTGTTCAATATTCGGTACTGTTAACTTCTTATGAACCACCTTAACTATCTCGGGATCAGTCTGATACTTCTTTCTTAATTTTAAGATAGACTGCGGCATAGTAGCAGAAAAGAAGATTGTTTGTCTCTTCCCTTTAACTCCTTCCAAAATCGTCTCTATATCATCCCTAAAGCCCATATTCAACATTTCATCGGCTTCATCTAAAATAACCATCTTTAAATTATCAAACTTTAAAGTACCCCGTCTCATATGATCCATGGTACGACCTGGAGTACCTATTACAATCTGCACCCCCTTCTTTAAAGCCTTAATCTGGCGCTTAATCGACTGTCCGCCATAGACTGGTAAAGTCTTAATCTTCCTTTTATACTTAGCCAGACGTCCTATTTCCTCAGACACCTGAATAGCTAATTCTCTAGTGGGACAGAGGACCAAAGCCTGTACGCTTTTATCATCAGGATCTATCTTCTCTAGAATCGGAATTCCAAAGGCAGCTGTCTTTCCAGTACCAGTCTGCGCCTGTCCTATTACATCTTTTCCTGCCAGCAGGTGAGGAATTGCTTCTGTCTGAATCGGT from the Acetohalobium arabaticum DSM 5501 genome contains:
- a CDS encoding DEAD/DEAH box helicase; this translates as MKKKQFEELNLSNEITKAVEDMGFEEATPIQTEAIPHLLAGKDVIGQAQTGTGKTAAFGIPILEKIDPDDKSVQALVLCPTRELAIQVSEEIGRLAKYKRKIKTLPVYGGQSIKRQIKALKKGVQIVIGTPGRTMDHMRRGTLKFDNLKMVILDEADEMLNMGFRDDIETILEGVKGKRQTIFFSATMPQSILKLRKKYQTDPEIVKVVHKKLTVPNIEQGYFEVNRRNKLEVLSRLIDIYNPKLSIVFCNTRKQVDELTIQLQARGYFVDGIHGGLNQPQRDRVMNKFKNGTIETLVATDVAARGIDVDDVEAVFNYDIPQDIEYYVHRIGRTGRVGRQGYAFTFVVGKEIYQLKKIEKYAKTKIERKQVPSVSDVEESKMELLLDRVSEILENENLAQETKLIEELVEEDYVSIDIAAALLKLVMDREEQEGAEKVESFGDTGAEPGMVRLFINIGSKQNVSPGDVVGAIAGETSIPGNVVGLIDIYDKFTFVEVPREYAKEVLKIMKNNQIKGKSIDIELANPK